One window from the genome of Pseudoalteromonas sp. '520P1 No. 423' encodes:
- the aroB gene encoding 3-dehydroquinate synthase, with protein sequence MLELNVNLGERSYPIFIASGVLNDEVRLKNYIGDCRPVIVTNETVAPLYLESFISQFEELSPLTYILPDGEQYKTLTSFEKVNAFLLQNNCGRDTCLIALGGGVIGDLTGFVAACYQRGVPFIQVPTTVLSQVDSSVGGKTAVNHPLGKNMIGAFYQPEAVFIDTLSLSTLDAREFSAGMAEVIKYGLIYDTELFSYIESNVDLLKSLDESAMQHIIQRCCQIKADIVAQDEKESGLRALLNLGHTFGHAIEAQMGYGVWLHGEAVSAGMVMACELSQVRGSLSDSEVERVINLLIAFDLPVKAPKEMRYEDFIGHMSKDKKNLKGTIRFILPTEFGRCALVSDVTEQQLKSLF encoded by the coding sequence ATGCTTGAGTTGAATGTTAATTTAGGTGAGCGTAGCTACCCTATTTTTATCGCATCTGGTGTTCTTAACGACGAAGTAAGACTTAAAAACTATATTGGTGATTGTCGACCAGTAATAGTAACCAATGAAACCGTAGCTCCCCTATATTTAGAATCTTTTATATCTCAATTTGAAGAACTATCACCATTGACATACATTCTTCCTGATGGTGAACAATATAAAACCCTGACCTCATTTGAAAAAGTAAACGCCTTTTTACTGCAAAATAATTGTGGTAGAGATACCTGTCTAATTGCTTTAGGTGGTGGTGTGATAGGTGACTTAACCGGATTTGTTGCTGCTTGTTATCAGCGAGGTGTGCCATTTATTCAGGTACCTACAACTGTTTTATCTCAGGTAGATTCTTCAGTAGGAGGTAAAACAGCAGTAAATCATCCTTTAGGTAAAAATATGATAGGTGCTTTTTATCAACCTGAAGCTGTATTTATTGATACCTTGAGTTTATCTACGCTAGATGCAAGAGAGTTCTCTGCTGGCATGGCTGAAGTCATAAAATATGGTTTGATTTATGATACTGAATTGTTTTCATATATCGAAAGCAATGTTGACCTGCTTAAATCATTAGACGAAAGCGCAATGCAGCATATAATCCAGCGTTGCTGTCAAATCAAGGCTGATATAGTGGCTCAAGATGAGAAAGAATCAGGCCTAAGAGCGTTGTTAAATTTAGGTCATACTTTTGGCCATGCTATTGAAGCTCAGATGGGTTATGGCGTATGGCTTCATGGAGAGGCTGTTTCTGCGGGTATGGTAATGGCATGTGAATTATCACAAGTGAGAGGTTCACTCAGTGATTCAGAAGTTGAACGCGTTATTAATTTATTGATAGCGTTTGATTTGCCTGTTAAAGCACCAAAAGAAATGAGATATGAAGACTTTATAGGTCATATGTCTAAAGACAAAAAGAACCTTAAAGGGACTATTCGCTTTATCTTACCAACAGAATTTGGTCGTTGTGCGCTTGTATCAGATGTGACTGAACAGCAATTGAAGTCTTTATTTTAG
- a CDS encoding AAA family ATPase — protein sequence MQVQILPSRQKLVDRIELQYEYGQSIVALLGGPGLGKSYILESFVTDKYSEFNKIYLQLTVKTTVQQVISQLLEQTFSQPLIDFTHSLSENYLNLNQQQASKNTVIVIDNAQFLSEELIQEIEYLTQISESTFYVLTASTSKIQFKNSANIFFEALSFDESIELMSMYFSQLPNKHEPVFKAFVESAQGNPSLLLSWDSSNLVVEVKKSKHGFMLLCLAFVFFMTLALSYLFEHLSQTNQIESLRQLGEQNKEQSIVVDKQEKNDVKEISLNIENSRLDNLSTQVLGSNRQVAKKEKNDVKGISQNIEDTKLDNLTIEVLEKSNQPDKLIVITKEEKQNSDAIKLVKDKLAVVSTISKLEQLDDLKVNSKTSSATPNKIAESLNNTQRTPSAETVKVEETKVVSQPLASSIIKETALTPLVIYKDYDNTWFMQQSDSLVMLQLIGISQENLINNFIASHDLNNIKVYKSTRYGGDWWVVTVGPFRDVAQSQTYKNALSAQLKQLQPFSKTIKAIKTEIALLKSI from the coding sequence ATGCAAGTCCAAATATTACCGAGCAGACAGAAATTAGTTGATCGTATTGAATTGCAATATGAATACGGTCAATCAATTGTGGCATTGCTTGGAGGTCCAGGACTTGGTAAAAGTTATATATTAGAATCATTTGTAACTGACAAATATTCTGAATTTAATAAAATATATTTACAGTTAACGGTTAAAACAACCGTTCAACAAGTTATATCTCAACTGTTAGAGCAAACATTTAGCCAACCATTAATTGATTTTACCCACTCATTAAGTGAAAACTACTTAAACTTAAATCAACAGCAAGCAAGTAAAAACACTGTAATTGTTATTGATAATGCACAATTTTTAAGTGAAGAATTAATTCAAGAAATTGAGTATTTAACACAAATTTCAGAATCAACTTTTTATGTTTTAACTGCATCAACTTCCAAAATACAATTTAAAAACTCAGCTAATATCTTCTTTGAAGCATTGTCATTTGATGAAAGCATTGAATTGATGTCTATGTACTTTTCTCAATTACCCAATAAACATGAACCGGTATTTAAGGCTTTTGTAGAGAGCGCACAAGGCAATCCATCATTATTGTTAAGTTGGGATTCAAGTAACTTAGTTGTAGAGGTTAAGAAGAGTAAACATGGCTTTATGTTGCTTTGTTTAGCATTTGTTTTTTTTATGACGCTCGCATTATCATATTTATTTGAGCACTTATCGCAAACTAATCAAATTGAAAGTTTAAGGCAGTTGGGCGAGCAAAATAAAGAGCAAAGCATTGTGGTAGATAAACAAGAAAAAAATGACGTTAAAGAAATAAGTCTGAATATTGAAAATAGCAGATTAGATAACCTGTCAACTCAGGTATTAGGGTCAAATAGGCAAGTTGCTAAAAAAGAGAAAAATGATGTTAAAGGAATAAGCCAGAACATTGAAGATACTAAGTTGGATAACCTCACTATTGAGGTGTTAGAAAAAAGTAATCAACCTGATAAGTTAATTGTTATCACTAAAGAAGAAAAACAAAATTCAGATGCTATAAAACTTGTAAAAGACAAGCTGGCAGTGGTCTCAACTATCTCAAAGTTAGAGCAACTTGATGACTTAAAAGTAAATTCAAAAACCAGTTCAGCGACGCCAAATAAAATAGCTGAATCTTTAAATAATACACAACGCACACCATCTGCTGAAACAGTGAAAGTTGAAGAAACTAAAGTTGTATCGCAGCCGTTAGCAAGTTCAATAATAAAAGAGACCGCATTAACACCTTTGGTTATCTATAAAGATTACGACAATACTTGGTTTATGCAGCAAAGTGATTCTTTAGTGATGTTGCAATTAATCGGTATTAGCCAAGAAAACTTAATCAATAACTTTATCGCTTCTCATGATTTAAATAATATTAAAGTGTATAAAAGCACGCGTTATGGCGGTGACTGGTGGGTTGTGACTGTAGGCCCGTTTAGAGATGTTGCACAAAGTCAGACTTATAAAAATGCATTGTCAGCTCAGTTAAAGCAACTACAACCATTTAGTAAAACAATCAAAGCGATTAAAACAGAGATTGCATTACTCAAATCCATTTGA
- a CDS encoding Dam family site-specific DNA-(adenine-N6)-methyltransferase, with product MKKTRAFLKWAGGKYGLVEEINKRLPDADTLVEPFLGAGSVFLNSDFKHYVLNDINADLINLYNELKRSPDEFILDARKLFVELNNDADAYYAYRKQFNECQDIYERAILFLYMNRHGYNGLCRYNLKGIFNVPFGKYKKPYFPEAELNFFAEKSQKATFTCKSYADVFANLPRNSVVYCDPPYVPLSKTASFTSYAKGGFNFDDQAQLANLAECSAFDKGIPVLISNHDTIITRKIYEQATLDTIQVKRTISPKGGSRNKVDEIMALYKAK from the coding sequence ATGAAAAAAACACGAGCTTTTTTAAAATGGGCAGGTGGCAAGTATGGCTTAGTTGAAGAGATCAATAAGCGATTACCTGATGCAGATACTTTAGTTGAACCATTTTTGGGTGCAGGTTCTGTATTTTTAAATTCTGATTTTAAACATTATGTGCTAAATGATATCAATGCTGATTTAATTAATTTATATAACGAGCTCAAGAGATCTCCTGATGAATTTATCCTAGATGCTAGAAAACTATTTGTGGAACTAAATAATGATGCTGATGCATATTATGCTTACCGTAAGCAGTTTAATGAGTGTCAGGATATTTACGAAAGGGCGATATTATTTTTATATATGAATCGTCATGGTTATAACGGCTTGTGTCGCTATAATTTAAAAGGCATTTTTAATGTGCCTTTTGGTAAGTATAAAAAACCATACTTTCCGGAGGCTGAATTAAACTTTTTTGCCGAAAAGTCACAAAAAGCCACGTTTACTTGTAAAAGCTATGCAGATGTTTTTGCTAATTTACCGAGAAACTCAGTTGTTTATTGTGATCCGCCATACGTGCCATTAAGCAAAACGGCATCTTTTACCTCATACGCTAAGGGTGGCTTTAACTTTGATGATCAGGCTCAGCTTGCAAATCTGGCTGAATGCAGTGCTTTTGATAAAGGCATTCCTGTATTGATTTCAAATCACGATACGATTATTACACGTAAAATCTATGAGCAAGCAACGCTTGATACTATTCAAGTGAAAAGAACGATTAGCCCTAAAGGTGGTTCAAGAAATAAAGTTGATGAAATTATGGCACTTTATAAAGCGAAGTAG
- a CDS encoding DUF2970 domain-containing protein: protein MMHFFSLIQSVLAGAFGVQSESKRKQDFQQASPIHLIIAGIMFLVIFISLVLLTVSLAIPSLQS from the coding sequence ATGATGCATTTTTTCTCTTTAATTCAAAGTGTTCTCGCGGGTGCGTTTGGCGTGCAAAGTGAAAGTAAACGAAAGCAAGACTTTCAACAGGCCTCGCCAATACATTTAATTATTGCTGGCATTATGTTTTTAGTGATTTTTATCTCTTTAGTATTGCTTACTGTGAGCTTAGCAATACCTTCTTTACAATCCTGA
- the rpe gene encoding ribulose-phosphate 3-epimerase, translating into MSKFLIAPSILSADFARLGEDVDAVLQAGADVVHFDVMDNHYVPNLTIGPMVCKALRDYGITAPIDVHLMVKPVDTMITQFAQAGASIITFHPEASEHIDRSLQLIKEQECKAGLVLNPATPLTCLEFVMDKLDVILLMSVNPGFGGQSFIPQTLEKLKQVRKLIDESGFDIRLQVDGGVKVDNIKEIAQAGADMFVAGSAIFNQPDYKAVIDNMRTELAQLSF; encoded by the coding sequence ATGTCAAAATTTTTAATTGCCCCTTCAATTTTATCTGCAGATTTTGCGCGTTTAGGTGAAGATGTTGATGCTGTTTTACAAGCCGGCGCTGATGTTGTTCATTTTGATGTAATGGATAATCACTATGTACCAAATTTAACGATTGGTCCTATGGTATGTAAAGCATTAAGAGATTACGGTATTACGGCACCAATTGATGTGCATTTAATGGTAAAGCCGGTTGATACTATGATCACGCAATTTGCACAAGCAGGTGCAAGCATTATAACTTTTCATCCAGAAGCAAGTGAGCATATCGACCGTAGTTTGCAATTAATCAAAGAGCAAGAGTGTAAGGCGGGCTTAGTATTAAACCCTGCAACGCCATTAACATGTTTAGAATTTGTGATGGATAAGCTAGATGTTATTTTACTTATGTCTGTAAACCCTGGTTTTGGTGGTCAATCATTTATTCCTCAAACACTTGAAAAGCTAAAACAAGTGCGCAAACTCATTGATGAGTCTGGTTTTGATATACGTCTACAAGTAGATGGTGGCGTTAAAGTTGATAATATAAAAGAAATAGCGCAAGCAGGAGCTGACATGTTTGTTGCTGGCTCTGCGATATTCAATCAGCCTGACTATAAAGCAGTGATAGACAATATGAGAACTGAATTAGCGCAATTGTCGTTTTAA
- the trpS gene encoding tryptophan--tRNA ligase encodes MSKPVVLSGIQPTGGMTIGNYIGAINQWLTLQESSECYFMLVDLHAITTRQDPALLQQRVLDGIALYTACGIDPKKSSLFVQSQVPEHAQLSWVLNCYAQMGELNRMTQFKDKSAKNTNNINVGLYSYPVLQAADILLYQATQVPVGEDQKQHLELTRDIANRFNNVYGDVFTVPEPYIPEFGARVMSLQDPTKKMSKSDENPNGYIMLLDEPKKIEKKLKKAVTDSDEQARIYFDNIEKPGVSNLLTLMSVATKRSIEDLVPEYEDKMYGHLKKDTAAALVSMIEPIQARFKEIREDQTLLNQIMRDGAEKAGARSEQTLKAVYDAVGFIPRP; translated from the coding sequence ATGAGCAAGCCTGTAGTATTAAGTGGTATTCAGCCAACTGGTGGTATGACAATCGGTAACTATATTGGCGCTATAAACCAATGGCTTACGCTACAAGAAAGCAGTGAGTGTTATTTCATGTTGGTAGATTTACATGCCATTACAACGCGCCAAGATCCTGCGTTATTACAGCAACGAGTATTAGATGGCATCGCACTTTATACTGCCTGCGGTATCGATCCTAAAAAGTCATCTTTATTTGTACAATCTCAAGTACCTGAGCATGCACAATTAAGTTGGGTTTTAAACTGTTATGCGCAAATGGGTGAGCTTAACCGCATGACACAGTTTAAAGATAAATCAGCTAAAAATACCAATAATATCAATGTAGGACTTTATAGCTATCCAGTACTACAAGCTGCGGATATTTTATTATATCAAGCAACTCAAGTGCCAGTAGGTGAAGATCAAAAGCAACATTTAGAACTAACACGCGATATTGCTAATCGTTTTAACAATGTTTATGGTGATGTATTTACAGTACCAGAACCTTATATTCCAGAGTTTGGTGCACGTGTAATGAGCTTACAAGATCCAACTAAAAAGATGTCAAAGTCTGATGAAAATCCAAATGGCTACATCATGTTATTAGATGAGCCTAAAAAGATTGAAAAGAAACTTAAAAAAGCTGTAACAGATTCTGATGAACAAGCACGTATTTACTTTGATAATATAGAAAAACCAGGTGTTTCAAATTTACTAACTTTAATGTCGGTTGCGACTAAGCGTTCAATTGAAGATTTAGTACCAGAATACGAAGACAAAATGTATGGTCATCTTAAAAAAGATACCGCAGCTGCTTTAGTATCAATGATAGAGCCAATTCAAGCGCGTTTTAAAGAGATCCGCGAAGATCAAACTTTATTAAATCAAATAATGCGTGATGGTGCAGAAAAAGCGGGTGCACGATCAGAGCAAACACTTAAAGCTGTTTACGACGCTGTTGGTTTTATTCCACGCCCATAG
- a CDS encoding aminodeoxychorismate/anthranilate synthase component II — protein sequence MLLMIDNYDSFTYNLVQYFQRLDVEVLVKRNDEISCAQVKALKPKYLVVSPGPCTPNEAGISLELINQFKGHTPILGVCLGHQTIAQSFGAKIIRAKKVMHGKTSKIMHNNKGVFKGLASPLTVCRYHSLVVDPKTLPEALEVTAWLNNEENELSEIMGFKHRSLALEGVQFHPEAILTESGLELLDNFIKQYR from the coding sequence ATGCTATTGATGATCGATAACTATGATTCTTTCACTTATAACCTAGTTCAATATTTTCAAAGGTTAGATGTTGAAGTATTAGTTAAGCGCAATGATGAAATATCCTGCGCTCAAGTAAAAGCACTCAAGCCTAAATATTTAGTTGTCTCTCCAGGTCCTTGCACACCTAATGAAGCTGGCATATCTTTAGAACTTATCAATCAATTTAAAGGTCATACACCTATTTTAGGTGTTTGTTTAGGCCATCAAACTATAGCGCAATCATTCGGTGCTAAAATAATCCGCGCTAAAAAGGTGATGCATGGCAAAACATCCAAGATCATGCATAATAATAAAGGTGTTTTTAAGGGATTGGCATCACCTTTAACTGTATGTCGTTATCATTCTTTAGTTGTTGATCCTAAAACATTGCCTGAAGCATTAGAGGTAACAGCATGGCTAAATAATGAGGAAAATGAGTTATCAGAAATTATGGGATTCAAACATCGCTCTTTAGCATTAGAAGGTGTGCAGTTTCACCCAGAGGCCATTTTAACTGAGTCAGGTTTAGAGCTGTTAGATAACTTTATAAAACAATATCGCTAG
- a CDS encoding aspartate aminotransferase family protein has translation MTINRALFDEVMVPNYAPSAVIPVKGEGSRVWDQEGREYIDFAGGIAVNCLGHCHPALVNALKEQGEKIWHLSNVMSNEPALRLAKKLVDATFADKVYFANSGAEANEAALKLARRWALDTAGEKKSQIIAFNKGFHGRTFFTVTVGGQAAYSDGFGPKPADIVHTDYNDLESFKALISDDTCAVMIEPLQGEGGIVSPTADFIKGVSALCDQHNALLIFDEVQTGVGRTGDLYAYEGLGVTPDILTTAKALGGGFPIGAMITKTEFAKHLKVGTHGSTYGGNPLACAVAEAAFDTVNTEEVLNGVKQKELLFRELLTAINDKYNVFSEVRGKGLLIGAVVTEQYKGKAKEFLVASTAHGLMSLVAGADVVRFTPSLVISDDDIREGMARFEKAVADVVKANA, from the coding sequence ATGACTATAAATCGTGCACTTTTTGATGAAGTAATGGTACCAAACTACGCGCCTTCGGCTGTGATCCCAGTAAAGGGTGAAGGCTCTCGTGTATGGGATCAGGAAGGTCGTGAATATATCGATTTTGCTGGCGGTATTGCAGTAAACTGTTTAGGTCATTGTCATCCTGCATTAGTTAATGCATTAAAAGAGCAAGGTGAAAAAATTTGGCATTTATCAAATGTAATGTCAAATGAACCTGCATTACGTTTAGCTAAAAAATTAGTTGATGCTACTTTTGCTGATAAAGTTTATTTCGCTAACTCTGGCGCAGAAGCAAATGAAGCGGCATTAAAACTAGCACGTCGTTGGGCATTAGATACTGCTGGCGAGAAAAAATCACAAATCATCGCATTTAATAAAGGTTTCCACGGTCGTACATTTTTTACCGTAACTGTTGGTGGTCAAGCTGCTTATTCTGACGGTTTTGGTCCAAAACCTGCTGATATCGTGCATACAGACTACAATGATTTAGAAAGCTTTAAAGCACTTATCTCAGATGATACATGTGCAGTAATGATTGAACCATTACAAGGCGAAGGCGGTATCGTTTCTCCTACAGCTGATTTCATTAAAGGTGTGAGTGCTTTATGTGACCAACACAATGCACTATTAATTTTTGATGAAGTACAAACAGGTGTAGGCCGTACTGGTGATTTATACGCATATGAAGGTTTAGGTGTTACGCCAGATATCTTAACAACAGCTAAAGCATTAGGTGGCGGTTTCCCAATTGGTGCAATGATCACTAAAACTGAATTCGCAAAGCATTTAAAAGTAGGTACTCATGGTTCTACTTATGGTGGTAACCCACTAGCATGTGCTGTAGCAGAAGCGGCATTTGATACTGTAAATACTGAAGAAGTATTAAACGGTGTTAAACAAAAAGAACTCTTATTCCGTGAGTTATTAACCGCAATAAACGATAAATACAATGTATTTTCAGAAGTTCGCGGTAAAGGTTTATTGATTGGTGCTGTAGTGACTGAGCAATACAAAGGTAAAGCTAAAGAGTTTTTAGTTGCATCAACTGCACATGGCTTAATGTCATTAGTTGCTGGCGCTGATGTAGTACGTTTCACACCGTCATTAGTCATTTCTGATGATGATATCCGTGAAGGTATGGCACGTTTTGAAAAAGCAGTAGCTGACGTAGTAAAAGCAAACGCTTAA
- the astA gene encoding arginine N-succinyltransferase, with amino-acid sequence MMVIRPIRKSDFAELVKIADESGHGFTSLPNNEELLAAKIARSEASFIKTVDCPQDEGYLFVLENTETGEVVGTSAIEAAVGLDDAFYHYHLSKVIHSSRTLNVYNPVEILTLCNDYTGATELCTLFLREQARKNGNGKLLSKVRFMFIKEHEDRFADTLLAEMRGVSDENGKSPFWKWLEEHFFSMDFPTADYLTGIGQKVFIAELMPKYPIYVNLLSKEAQEVVGQVHEKTKPAIQLLKNEGFTFNGYVDIFDAGPTVEAKLNNIRTVRSSSHKKVIIGDNAGGQQVMIANTELENFRATLADLSFDKDGDDIVITAKMAEALQISEGDTIRIATV; translated from the coding sequence ATGATGGTTATTCGCCCAATCCGAAAAAGTGATTTTGCTGAATTAGTTAAAATAGCAGACGAATCTGGTCATGGCTTTACTTCATTACCTAATAATGAAGAATTGTTAGCTGCTAAAATAGCACGCTCAGAAGCTTCATTTATAAAAACAGTTGATTGCCCACAAGATGAAGGTTATTTATTTGTTTTAGAAAATACTGAAACAGGTGAAGTTGTTGGTACATCAGCAATCGAAGCGGCTGTTGGTTTAGATGATGCTTTTTATCATTATCATTTGAGCAAGGTGATCCATTCATCTCGCACTTTAAATGTTTATAACCCAGTTGAAATTCTTACTTTATGTAATGATTACACTGGCGCAACCGAATTATGTACTTTATTTTTACGCGAACAAGCCCGTAAAAATGGCAATGGTAAATTATTATCAAAAGTACGCTTTATGTTTATTAAAGAACATGAAGACAGATTTGCAGATACATTATTAGCAGAAATGCGTGGTGTTTCTGATGAGAATGGTAAAAGTCCATTCTGGAAATGGTTAGAAGAGCACTTCTTTTCTATGGATTTCCCAACAGCCGATTATTTAACTGGCATAGGCCAGAAAGTATTTATCGCAGAGTTAATGCCTAAATACCCAATTTATGTCAACTTGCTAAGCAAAGAAGCACAAGAGGTTGTAGGTCAAGTGCATGAAAAAACTAAGCCAGCAATTCAATTGCTTAAAAATGAAGGTTTCACCTTTAATGGCTATGTAGATATTTTTGATGCCGGCCCAACCGTTGAAGCAAAATTAAATAATATTCGTACAGTAAGATCATCAAGTCATAAAAAAGTCATTATTGGTGATAACGCTGGCGGTCAACAAGTTATGATTGCAAATACAGAGCTTGAAAACTTTAGAGCGACATTAGCTGATTTATCATTTGATAAAGACGGCGACGATATTGTGATCACAGCAAAAATGGCTGAAGCATTACAAATAAGCGAAGGCGATACAATTCGCATTGCAACTGTTTAA
- the astD gene encoding succinylglutamate-semialdehyde dehydrogenase: protein MTHAAQFINDLWSAGEGAEFNSVNPAKNEVIWTANSASEQQVDTAVKSARNAFFSWSDLSFKERLNIVKKFGEVLGENKEQMADAIAKETGKPIWETRTEVGAMMGKIAISEKAYHERTGTVENAMPVGKAVIRHKAHGVVAVFGPYNFPGHLPNGHIVPALLAGNTVVFKPSELTPMVAELTLKLWQQAGLPAGVINLVQGEVETGKALASHRGIDGLFFTGSSRTGHFIHEQFSGQPGKILAIEMGGNNPLIVKDVADTKAVVHDIIQSAFISSGQRCTCARKLFLPQGEQGDLILSQLIAATKAIKVGFYDDQEQPFMGSMISIGAAKSMVAAQSQLIELGATSLVELVHTENTGFVSPGILECTNVSDFPDDEHFGPLLKVFRYTDFDQAIELGNDTAYGLSAGLLSDNSEDYDYFLRRVRAGIVNWNRPITGASSAAPFGGIGASGNHRASAYYAADYCAYPVASVELDKVVLPATLSPGLSL, encoded by the coding sequence ATGACTCATGCAGCTCAATTTATCAATGACCTATGGTCAGCAGGCGAAGGCGCCGAATTTAATTCAGTAAACCCAGCAAAAAATGAAGTGATCTGGACCGCTAATAGCGCGTCAGAACAACAAGTAGATACAGCTGTAAAATCAGCGCGTAATGCTTTTTTTTCTTGGAGTGATTTAAGCTTTAAAGAAAGACTAAACATAGTTAAAAAGTTTGGTGAAGTATTAGGCGAAAATAAAGAACAAATGGCTGATGCAATCGCAAAAGAAACAGGCAAGCCAATTTGGGAAACACGCACTGAAGTCGGCGCTATGATGGGAAAAATTGCTATCTCTGAAAAAGCATACCACGAACGTACTGGTACAGTCGAAAACGCTATGCCAGTAGGTAAAGCGGTAATTCGTCATAAAGCACATGGTGTAGTGGCTGTATTTGGTCCTTATAACTTCCCTGGTCACTTACCTAACGGTCATATCGTTCCTGCATTATTAGCAGGTAACACCGTGGTATTTAAACCATCTGAATTAACCCCTATGGTAGCTGAGCTAACTCTTAAGTTATGGCAACAAGCAGGTTTACCAGCTGGCGTAATTAACTTAGTGCAAGGTGAAGTTGAAACAGGTAAAGCATTAGCATCACATCGTGGAATTGATGGTTTATTCTTTACAGGTTCTTCTCGTACTGGTCATTTTATACATGAGCAATTTTCAGGTCAGCCGGGCAAAATTTTAGCAATTGAAATGGGTGGTAATAACCCATTAATCGTAAAAGATGTTGCTGATACTAAAGCTGTGGTTCACGATATTATTCAATCTGCATTTATCTCAAGCGGTCAGCGTTGTACATGTGCACGTAAACTGTTTTTACCACAAGGTGAGCAGGGCGATTTAATATTAAGCCAATTAATCGCAGCAACTAAAGCGATTAAGGTCGGTTTTTATGATGATCAAGAACAACCATTTATGGGTTCTATGATTTCAATCGGTGCAGCTAAATCTATGGTTGCAGCACAAAGCCAGTTAATTGAATTAGGCGCTACGAGCTTAGTTGAATTAGTACATACAGAAAATACCGGTTTTGTATCACCAGGTATTTTAGAATGTACTAACGTAAGTGACTTCCCTGATGATGAGCATTTTGGCCCATTATTAAAAGTATTCCGCTACACAGACTTTGATCAAGCAATTGAGCTAGGTAATGATACGGCTTACGGTTTATCTGCTGGCCTACTAAGTGATAACAGTGAAGATTATGATTACTTCTTACGTCGTGTACGTGCAGGTATCGTAAACTGGAATCGTCCAATTACAGGTGCATCAAGTGCAGCACCATTTGGTGGTATTGGCGCATCAGGCAACCACAGAGCAAGTGCATATTATGCTGCTGATTACTGTGCATACCCGGTAGCATCAGTTGAGCTAGATAAAGTAGTATTACCAGCGACATTAAGCCCAGGTTTAAGCTTGTAG